In Pleurocapsa sp. PCC 7319, the following are encoded in one genomic region:
- the eboE gene encoding metabolite traffic protein EboE, whose amino-acid sequence MKLATNDQLHLTYCTNIHPGETWSEVEHNVKQYITKLKTRLSPDQSFGIGLRLADIAARELLNGDNLAQFHSWLQEQDLYVFTLNGFPYGGFHHQVVKDRVYAPDWSKVERLDYTLKLIEILTTLLPESLDGGISTLPVSYKPWWHNSEEKNHVFRQSSIHLAQAIAVMAEVHQNTGKLLHLDLEPEPDGLLENTTEVIDFFQDWLLPIGGKWLQQQLGITQSVAESWITEHIRVCYDTCHFAVEYEEPEQILQSFQNAGIKIGKIQLSSAIKINIPSEPEQRQKIKNKLSPFAESTYLHQVIARHHNRADFKHHRDLSTALPLLLETEAEEWRTHFHVPIFIRNYQLFESTQKHLEKLLKILPHYAVGHHLEIETYTWEVLPPEMKLDILTSIEREYQWVLSVISNQ is encoded by the coding sequence GTGAAACTAGCAACCAATGACCAATTACATCTTACTTACTGTACCAATATCCATCCCGGAGAAACTTGGTCAGAAGTAGAACATAACGTCAAACAATATATAACTAAATTAAAAACTAGATTATCTCCAGATCAATCCTTTGGTATTGGCTTACGCCTAGCAGATATCGCTGCGAGAGAATTACTAAATGGAGATAATCTTGCCCAATTTCATAGCTGGTTACAAGAACAAGATTTATATGTCTTTACCCTCAATGGTTTTCCCTACGGTGGATTTCATCATCAAGTGGTCAAGGATCGAGTGTATGCTCCTGACTGGTCTAAAGTAGAACGTTTAGATTACACTCTAAAGCTAATTGAGATTTTAACTACTCTATTGCCAGAAAGTCTTGATGGTGGAATCTCTACATTACCCGTGTCCTATAAACCCTGGTGGCATAATTCTGAAGAGAAAAATCACGTTTTTCGGCAAAGTAGTATTCATTTAGCTCAGGCGATCGCAGTAATGGCAGAGGTGCATCAAAATACAGGAAAATTGCTGCATCTCGATCTCGAACCAGAACCCGATGGTCTATTGGAAAACACTACGGAAGTTATTGATTTCTTTCAAGATTGGTTATTGCCTATCGGGGGCAAATGGCTACAACAACAGCTAGGAATTACTCAGTCAGTAGCAGAATCTTGGATTACCGAGCATATAAGGGTATGCTACGATACCTGTCATTTTGCAGTAGAGTACGAAGAACCAGAGCAAATACTGCAATCTTTTCAGAATGCGGGCATTAAAATTGGCAAAATCCAACTCAGTTCGGCAATCAAAATTAATATCCCTTCAGAACCAGAGCAACGCCAGAAAATTAAAAATAAACTATCGCCTTTTGCTGAATCTACTTATCTACATCAAGTTATTGCTCGCCACCACAATCGGGCTGACTTTAAACATCATCGTGACTTATCTACAGCCTTACCCTTGCTTTTAGAAACCGAAGCCGAAGAATGGCGTACTCATTTTCACGTACCGATTTTTATTCGTAATTATCAATTATTTGAATCTACGCAAAAACATCTGGAAAAGCTACTAAAAATACTACCCCACTATGCTGTAGGTCATCATTTAGAGATTGAAACCTATACCTGGGAAGTATTACCTCCCGAAATGAAATTAGATATTTTGACCTCCATTGAACGGGAATACCAATGGGTTTTATCAGTAATCAGTAATCAGTAA
- a CDS encoding 3-dehydroquinate synthase: MLLQKNNISQIESLRQDIAVRFTYDVHFTKGLFNTSNPLLSQVIATENNKAKSIMVVVDSGLLEHHPQLIKQITNYTNYFSEKIKLAAEPIIIPGGEAAKNDPSLVDKIQQTIEQAGICRHSYVLAIGGGAVIDMVGYAAATAHRGVRLIRIPTTVLAQNDSGVGVKNSINAFGKKNFLGTFAPPVAVLNDFDFLSTLEDRDWRSGIAEAIKVALIKDPEFFQHISDRAKNLALRDTEAMEQVIYRCAELHLNHIANYGDPFEMGSSRPLDFGHWAAHKLEYLTNYRLRHGEAVAIGIALDCTYSYLTGLLNQEEWQQIIKTLQNLGFELFVPELASNLDNSEAEDSIFCGLVEFREHLGGNLAVMLLPKIGQGLEVNQVNIPIYKQAILMLQEIEVTTVS; encoded by the coding sequence ATGCTTCTACAAAAAAATAACATTTCCCAAATCGAATCTTTACGTCAAGACATCGCAGTTAGATTTACTTATGACGTTCACTTTACTAAGGGGCTATTCAATACCAGTAATCCTCTGCTATCTCAAGTAATAGCTACAGAAAACAATAAAGCAAAATCTATCATGGTAGTGGTTGATTCGGGATTATTAGAGCATCATCCCCAGTTAATCAAACAAATTACCAACTACACCAACTATTTCAGCGAAAAAATCAAACTAGCTGCTGAACCAATCATCATTCCCGGAGGGGAAGCAGCCAAAAACGATCCCTCTTTGGTTGACAAAATTCAGCAAACTATTGAGCAAGCAGGAATATGTCGTCACTCCTACGTTCTAGCAATTGGTGGCGGTGCCGTAATCGATATGGTGGGTTATGCTGCTGCTACCGCCCATCGCGGTGTGCGATTAATTCGTATCCCGACAACTGTTCTCGCCCAAAATGATTCGGGGGTAGGAGTCAAAAACAGTATTAATGCTTTCGGCAAAAAAAACTTTTTAGGTACTTTTGCTCCACCTGTTGCAGTACTAAACGATTTCGATTTTCTCTCCACTTTAGAAGATCGAGACTGGCGATCGGGTATTGCTGAAGCAATTAAAGTAGCTTTGATAAAAGATCCAGAGTTCTTCCAACATATTAGCGATCGCGCTAAGAATTTAGCTCTAAGGGATACCGAAGCAATGGAACAGGTAATCTACCGTTGTGCCGAACTACACCTAAATCATATAGCTAATTATGGCGATCCTTTTGAAATGGGTTCTTCTCGCCCCCTAGATTTTGGTCACTGGGCAGCTCATAAACTAGAATACTTGACTAATTATCGCCTACGGCACGGAGAAGCTGTAGCTATTGGTATAGCTCTAGACTGTACCTATTCTTATTTGACAGGACTACTAAATCAAGAGGAATGGCAACAAATTATCAAAACTCTACAGAATCTTGGATTTGAGCTATTTGTTCCTGAGCTAGCTAGTAACTTAGACAATTCTGAAGCAGAAGATTCTATTTTTTGTGGGTTAGTAGAATTCCGCGAGCATCTAGGCGGTAATTTAGCGGTAATGCTATTGCCCAAAATTGGACAAGGACTAGAGGTAAATCAAGTCAATATCCCTATCTATAAACAAGCAATCTTGATGTTGCAAGAAATTGAAGTTACAACTGTTAGTTAG
- a CDS encoding alkaline phosphatase family protein yields the protein MDKTVVLNVVGLTPELIGEYTPFLSAWQKRGKTTSIKPVLPAVTCTAQATYYTGVNPDEHGIVANGWYFRDECEVKLWRQSNHLVQAPKIWDKARALDPDFTCANLFGWYNMYSSVDYAVTPRPMYLADGRKLPDIYTEPMELRPWLTDELGEFPLFNFWGPNTSVKSSQWIADASKQVELKYSPTLTLVYLPHLDYCLQKLGTNPQTIAQDLQEIDRVCQDLIEFYEARGAKVIVLSEYSITEVSQPIHLNRLFRQQGLITVREELGKEILIPGASKAFAVADHQIAHVYVNDHDCLAQVRNILENTTGIDLVLDEAGKQKYHLNHSRSGELVAIASPDAWFTYYYWLDDSLAPDFARTVDIHRKPGYDPVELFVDPQLKFPPGKIALTLLQKKLGFRYLMDVIPLDASLVKGSHGHLTTSIGRSPLLISQQQDLLTNEIIKATEVFQIILNHLN from the coding sequence ATGGATAAAACTGTAGTTCTGAACGTAGTCGGCTTAACTCCAGAATTAATTGGAGAATACACTCCTTTTCTCTCTGCTTGGCAGAAACGAGGTAAGACCACTTCAATTAAACCAGTTCTACCAGCTGTCACCTGCACCGCCCAAGCAACCTATTACACAGGAGTTAATCCCGATGAGCATGGTATTGTCGCTAATGGCTGGTATTTTCGAGATGAATGTGAAGTCAAATTATGGCGACAATCGAACCATCTAGTTCAAGCCCCTAAAATCTGGGATAAAGCGCGAGCGCTCGATCCTGATTTTACCTGTGCTAATCTTTTTGGTTGGTACAATATGTATTCTTCAGTTGACTATGCGGTGACACCACGTCCCATGTATCTCGCAGATGGTCGGAAACTTCCTGATATCTATACTGAACCGATGGAATTACGCCCTTGGTTAACTGACGAATTGGGAGAGTTTCCTTTATTTAATTTTTGGGGACCGAATACTTCTGTCAAATCTAGTCAGTGGATTGCTGATGCTAGTAAACAAGTTGAATTAAAATATAGTCCCACTCTAACTTTGGTATATCTTCCCCATTTGGATTATTGTTTGCAAAAGCTTGGCACAAATCCTCAAACTATTGCCCAGGATTTACAAGAAATAGATCGAGTCTGTCAGGATTTGATTGAATTTTACGAAGCTAGAGGTGCGAAAGTTATTGTTCTCTCTGAATATAGTATTACAGAAGTTTCTCAGCCTATACATCTTAACCGTCTGTTCAGACAGCAGGGTTTAATTACCGTGAGAGAAGAACTAGGCAAAGAAATTTTAATTCCTGGAGCAAGTAAAGCTTTTGCTGTTGCCGATCATCAAATTGCTCATGTTTACGTCAATGACCATGATTGTTTGGCTCAGGTAAGAAATATCTTAGAAAATACGACCGGAATCGATTTAGTCTTAGATGAAGCAGGAAAGCAAAAATATCACCTGAATCATTCTCGTTCAGGTGAACTTGTAGCGATCGCCAGTCCTGATGCTTGGTTTACCTACTACTATTGGTTAGATGACAGTCTCGCTCCCGATTTTGCCCGTACCGTTGATATCCACCGCAAACCTGGTTACGATCCAGTAGAACTTTTTGTCGATCCGCAGCTAAAATTTCCCCCAGGCAAAATAGCATTGACCTTACTTCAAAAGAAACTGGGTTTTCGTTATTTGATGGATGTAATTCCTTTAGATGCTAGTCTGGTCAAAGGTTCTCACGGACATCTGACAACTTCAATAGGGCGATCGCCGTTATTAATTTCTCAACAGCAAGATTTGTTGACGAATGAAATAATTAAAGCCACAGAAGTATTTCAGATCATACTAAATCATCTGAATTGA